The Chroogloeocystis siderophila 5.2 s.c.1 genome includes a region encoding these proteins:
- a CDS encoding hemerythrin HHE cation-binding protein, whose translation MATTLNETQLQAIASRLATLKAIQNLLISNEQTLSSAISDTDIRDRLQDMLKDDQKNLQVIENSIAKLGVSADAPEKVRKLVETVQNLMTGNELSPYEKVFEHEKLKHQQAMTGLLIHKAAQVVGEDLMEAIGPLNQVNFENRAHQEQLKGVLEILSTRELVGRDPDQGVWGRVQDAVSALSGVFGSVAS comes from the coding sequence ATGGCAACTACGCTTAATGAAACACAGCTTCAGGCGATCGCAAGCCGACTCGCAACATTAAAAGCCATCCAAAATTTATTAATTAGCAACGAGCAGACCTTAAGCTCTGCTATTAGCGATACAGATATTCGCGATCGCCTACAAGATATGCTCAAGGACGATCAGAAGAATCTTCAAGTCATTGAAAATAGTATTGCCAAACTCGGTGTTTCTGCTGACGCCCCCGAAAAAGTTCGCAAACTCGTTGAAACTGTGCAAAACCTGATGACGGGTAACGAACTATCGCCCTACGAAAAAGTGTTTGAGCATGAAAAATTAAAACACCAGCAAGCGATGACTGGTCTTTTAATTCATAAAGCCGCGCAAGTTGTTGGCGAAGACTTAATGGAAGCGATCGGACCGCTTAATCAAGTCAATTTTGAGAATAGAGCGCATCAAGAGCAACTTAAAGGTGTTTTAGAAATATTAAGTACTCGCGAACTCGTAGGACGCGATCCTGACCAAGGCGTTTGGGGAAGAGTTCAAGATGCAGTATCGGCGTTGAGTGGTGTCTTTGGTAGCGTAGCTAGCTAG